A stretch of DNA from Tubulanus polymorphus chromosome 6, tnTubPoly1.2, whole genome shotgun sequence:
catttggtaaaatgaaatctgcataagaaagaaaataagTACTAAATGCATCATCATAACAAGTTGAAGGAAATATTTCAGACCTAACTAATCGTCCTCAATACCCATTCGCTATACACTCGTAGCCCAAAATTTCcccttaattcattttcacttaTTTGTCTTTGATAATGAGCGACTATTTTTAGGATCATCACTGGTGCCAGTTGATCCCAGTTATGGTAAGTCCACGCTGATCCTAGGGAAACTAGCCTCTAGGGAAACTAGCTGTGGCATGGCGGATAAGGTGTTTGACTCACaactgagaggttgagggttcgaatcctagtgaAACCATGCATTCAGGCAGGACACATATCAGTACTTGTCGACTCACTGATTTAACAACAAGTCCGTACCTGGCAAAAATCTTCAGCATGTTGAAGTTGGCCAGTAATAGGTAGAACTAGAACTAGAACTGAAGAGGGGCTCAAAATTCGCAATTTCTTCCAGAAAATTCTCAACAATTCTCAAAGATTAGTATACAGGATTTTGAGATGAGACCGGAAGCAATCTAAGGATTCACAAGTTTTTTGAGGCTGGGAGCAAGTACGACTTGATATACTTATAATAACCTTTAGATTGTAGTTCTTTCAGAGCAGCTCTCGCTAATGATCCGCGAATCTTCAATCTTTCAGAGACGACAGACGGAGTTATCAATTTATAACTGGGAACTTCCTTGTACAGTTTATCGTAGGTACCCTTATCGAAGAGAACCAAGTTGTTCAACTTATCGCGAACTTTTCCCTTAGACCActtctacaaaatcaaaaaggGAGACAATGTTTTAGGAACAAGCTATAGTTAGAACAAGGCAAAAACCTTATCAGTTGCAATGATCGAACTAACCTTCTTCTTAGCCTTTCCGCCGGACCCTTCCTTCTTCTTGGCCGGTACTTTCGAGGTCTTACCCCCTTTCGGGTCCTTGCCTTTCGGTGGCTAAAAAACAGACACGAGAAATAACTAAAAGTTCAATAAAGCGATAGCAGGTGGCGCCACCGTCTCAGTCGAAAAACACCTCGATTAAACCCTTAAATTCACCAGGAAATCAGGGCTGTATCGGGTTTACATCACGGATAGTTAATAGAATATATACAGAAGTATTGTCTAAACTTCATTTAGCGATAATTAAACAGTTATTTTAGGAATAAAGCACTAATGAACGTGTTAATTTCGACCTACCATGCTGCGAGTTCAATTACTGTGAAAAAGAGGCTCTACACGTGACGTCACTGGATAGATGATAAAACACAAACTCGCATATGAACCGATGATGTATTGAGTTAACGTAATTAATCCATTTAACTAAAACAATTTGAGAATATTTCTGAAAAGTGAATCAGAAGATCTATGAAAATTgagaaatgttttgttttaggAAATATTTACAGGTGTGACCATCGTGAAGATTTTCTCTACAACAAACACTTGTTTGAAGCAATTGATTAACTGTTAATTGTAATTAATCAATTCGATACTAATAAAAATCAACGATTATTATAATCTTAATCATGACGTAATCTTTTTTCTATTCGAAAGTAAGAAAATATCTAGCGGTGCTGCCATCGTGCGGATATTGTCTACATTAAGTGACGTTTCCATCCAATCAGAacctggtgctggtgctgctgctgctgcagctacAGGGAATGGATGAGGAAGGGTGAAAATACTGAACCATACACCCTTTACCACTCTGAAGCAATCTATGCACCCTTTACCACTGGATCGGGTAGGTTCAACTGACGCACGGCAAAACTTGTGGCGCCGGTTCAACTAACTGAGTCAGGCTCCAAAAAAAGTCCAACTAAAAAAAACCCATAAACGAGAAAAGTAATTAACTGCACTATGTATGTTATGTTTGCTTTtagttttaaaatcaaaaaaattcCTGAGCATTTAAATTTAAGAAATAACCTGATAACATGCATTACTTGTAGTGCATTTGGCTTTTCTTCAgcttattttgataaaaaaaagaatttaggGCCTGAAtactgattttcttttttgtgaatcttgatttgaaattataatctCAATGTGACGATCTTCACTTTAATTTCAGAATAAATAGAGAGCGGAGAAAATAGTAAAAGGAGGAAGAGATTCGAGAATGATGAATCGTCACAACGGGACGACGCGGTCTGCTGCAGGTCCGAGCGGTGGTCAAGTGGAAGCGTTGTCATTAGAAACGAACAGACATCAGACGACTGTTGCTGGCTCCGTGCCTGATAATCCAGCGTCGATCTACTTCCCTACACCGGATACCGGCAATAATCCATCTTCATCGTCGGATACTACCGGGGTTTACTATCCTCCATTACCGATAGACCCGGCAGTGACGTCCGTTTACCCCTCGTTAGAATCCTCACAACCTCCTCCGCAAATCTGTTTACCTCCCTCCGTATCTCATCACCTCCCCTCGACCGCAGCGCCACCTACAACCGCCTGCTCTTACGATTCCGCTAAATATCTCGAGGATTATTTCAAGGTCATCGAATCGTTCCAAGGTAGCGGCGGCGGACAAAACTACAACAACGCGCCACCAGGGGGAGTTAGTAGTTCGGGTTATTACGTACCCCAGATCGTCGGTACatcgccccctggtggtgaAACGAGAAATGAATCGAACACGGATAATTTGACCCCGAGTCGTGTAGCGCAGACGTTCAATAATATGTACGCGAGAGCGTTTTTAAACCAACCACACGGAACTAGTTCCGGTATTATAACTACTCCGTTATCGGATCACAGAGATAGTTCCGCTGGATCGGGCGATAGTTCCGCAGACGAGTCGGAGGATACTACCGCGGCTGTAGGTGGCGACACCGCTGCGGAATCGTCGGTCGTTATCGTTAAAATAGAGCGAGAGCTACAATCGGATAAATCTGAGTCCGAATTAGAAACGTTACAACCGGTTACCGCGGTTACGACGAGTTCGTCTCCGGTTGCCGCGACGACGACGGAATGCGTGATATCGGCGAGCGCCGGTAAACCGACGAGGTTCCTTCCTCCGAGAAAAAAACGTAATCTATCGGCAATTATAGACGAGGTCGACGACGAGGATgaaagagaggagagaatAAACAGACGTAAACGAGGACGTCCGAAACGTTCGATTCAAAACATCGAACAAATTCACGTAaccgatgacgacgacgatgatgacgaGGATGAAATAGAGGCTGAAGAAGTCGCTATGGCGACCAAAAACAAtaaatcgtcgtcgtcggcgaCAGGTGGCGGAGGGAAACGTAAGGGTAAACGTCGTTCCGTTAGAGGTACAAAAATATGCGAGAAATGTAACCGGAAGTTTGAGCGTAACGATACGTATCAGCGCCACCTATTGTTACACGATACTAAACTACTATACGGGTGTCACGTGTGCGGCGGGAAATACGAGAGACAGGAACATTTAACGAGACATCTACGCGTTCATTCCGGTGAGTTATACTGCTGCGACGTCTGCCATTCAACGTTCAGACAACAGAGACCGTTCCGCGATCACATGGCGAAATACCACGCCGAACGTCGACCGTTCATCTGTCACATTGCGGGCTGCACATTCCGCGCTCAAACTCCGTCGCAGGTCGAGAAACACAGCGAGATCCATAGCGATCAGAAACAATACCGCTGCGAGAAGTGCGGTCGCGATTTCGCGCAGATAAACGGCTTACGAAGTCATCAACGTAGTTGCTACGAGAAACGTCAATATTTGTGCGATTTTTGCGGCGCGAAATTCAACTTTTTAGGCAGTTTGAAATCGCATCGTTACATTCACACCGGCGAGAAGCCTCACCAGTGTCCCGAGTGCGACGCGAAATTCACCGATCATCGCAATTTGCGACGACATCGTCTGATCCACGAGAACGCGTTCCCCTACCCCTGCACGATCTGCGATAAGAAATTCAGACATTCGAATTCGTTAAAAGCTCACGTTAAAATGCATAAAGCGCCCTCTACATCGACGTCTGCGCCGGTATCGTCGGTTCAATCGAGtagttcgtcgtcgtcggtaCAGATGGCGCCGTCGGGTCCGGTGAGCGGACTATCGACTCAATGGGAACGTCCCGAGGCTCAATTAGTTCATGAATATATGTTAGCTTTACAACATCAAACGTCACACGTTAATCAACAAGTTTCGCAAGTATCACATGTCTGATCGATCTGTTTTACCACCTGTTAATAACCCACAGTCCCAGTTTCATGAgaaagtttaactcaaatgTTTGGTTTGAATCGCTATATTGGTTACTTATGTGTTTATTGAAGGCATCAATACAAACTCATCCGTTTTAAGctttaacttttttgtgaaactggactcaGTTTTATAATGCTGTGAGATAAAAGCAGTTCATTATCCATGAATCCGGGGTTGCAGTCGCTGCTTACCGATAAATGGCAGATAAATACTGATGTATCAATggacttttaattgtcactatggcATTTATCCCCTGGTTTATTCTAACTAGCTTTCTAGCGACTGTAGCCCTGATGTTTACTCACAACAGCGTAACTGGAGCCAGTTCCCCAGTTGTAAGTTTTGAAACGAGTTTCGATGAGTTCATTCCCAGGAAATTCTAAACTCGCAACCGTGGAACCGGGTCGAAGGTTATAACAGATCAGTGAAAATCAGGAATTACGGATTTATTTAAGTGAAATTAATGAAAGTAAAGTTCTCTACATgatccagtcccacagttgtgagttagagttaactctgagttaaaattagttcattttcaatgagtcaaatcttaacgcagaactgtggaactgggtcctgagccttttcttgaaaaaagtCAGGAAATTTTAGTTTGTgatgttcttgctggtgatgagtggcaTGAATAGCTTCTCGAAACTGCCCTCACTCAGAATGTCAGTGTATTTTGAATCCTTGACCTGTAAGaatcattgatttattcattgtGCTATAATGTGCTTACCTCCAGCTTGGAGTACTCCAAGCCTCCAGTCATTTCCAGTGTTGTCAGTTAACTAACTCACCAACTGTGAAACTTGGTGCTTAGATTGTTTAGATTGCTGTAatctaatgattttgaatgttctgttttgtttttataaaGCGCTTTGCTCTGTTAATAACGCTAACGGCTTTTGCCAAACATTCCTCGTGTTTTAAGATTATTTAAGTATAAATAAGGCAGGATTCCTTTAATCGTAAAATCCTTGAATGAGTGAAAATAGATGTGATGATTTTGCTTTTAGATGTGATTTACGCTCAAGATTCTTCCTGTATTTTCCATGTCTTCCGtttgttatatttagaatCCATCATGGTTTCCATgttcatgaaatattcatttaggCGCGGTCAATTTAAGAAGATTTTCTTTAATTTACGCTTAACGTAAAATTCGACTTGGTTTTGATTATACGGTGAAACCTTGTTATAACGAACatcagggctgggtttcatagatgtggaagaaaaatagttactgggaacattttgaaattcgtcagttataaccatggtttctcattgttactatggtggttgttacccaaattgaggatttaccccttgggataactttgatacccagtctatgaaaccgcgCCCAGGGGACCTTtaaatctgtttgttataactgatacagtggaacctcgttacaacaaaaTTCGGGCAAAAAGCTTTAACTCTTAAATTGATTTagtttcttcattaattcagtttatcttaaatcgatttaggccttaatcctttatgtgaaactgggcccaggagaccagaaaatctgttcattatAACTGATTGTTCGTTACATCTAGTATGGTAGTTTCCAGTGTCAAATTAATTTGTCTCATGTTTTTATACGCAATTGTTTTGTTTCTGAGTTCGTTGTAACATAACGTTTCACTGTAATATACttgtattatataaatgataggCACGAACATTTGCCTTCAGTGCCATAGTAAACCAGTGTGTCAATCATGTAATCATTACTCCGCCTCCTAGTGATAGTTGCTTCTAAAGTAGATCGAGAAGGAGTCTGCGGCAGGTGAATGTTGTTGATATATTATATGTTGTTAGTTAGTGTTGTTGCGGTCTCTTGTCAAACTccataaaataaaatctatctgAAATCGTCATCTATAGATTGTATTTTGTTGGTGAGTCTGGAACGAACCTGGCGCATTGATCTTACTCAACAACACAATTTTATCTGTAGCCTGTAA
This window harbors:
- the LOC141907171 gene encoding small ribosomal subunit protein eS25-like, translating into MPPKGKDPKGGKTSKVPAKKKEGSGGKAKKKKWSKGKVRDKLNNLVLFDKGTYDKLYKEVPSYKLITPSVVSERLKIRGSLARAALKELQSKGLIRLVDKHRAQIIYTRTTKTEAT
- the LOC141906901 gene encoding uncharacterized protein LOC141906901; protein product: MMNRHNGTTRSAAGPSGGQVEALSLETNRHQTTVAGSVPDNPASIYFPTPDTGNNPSSSSDTTGVYYPPLPIDPAVTSVYPSLESSQPPPQICLPPSVSHHLPSTAAPPTTACSYDSAKYLEDYFKVIESFQGSGGGQNYNNAPPGGVSSSGYYVPQIVGTSPPGGETRNESNTDNLTPSRVAQTFNNMYARAFLNQPHGTSSGIITTPLSDHRDSSAGSGDSSADESEDTTAAVGGDTAAESSVVIVKIERELQSDKSESELETLQPVTAVTTSSSPVAATTTECVISASAGKPTRFLPPRKKRNLSAIIDEVDDEDEREERINRRKRGRPKRSIQNIEQIHVTDDDDDDDEDEIEAEEVAMATKNNKSSSSATGGGGKRKGKRRSVRGTKICEKCNRKFERNDTYQRHLLLHDTKLLYGCHVCGGKYERQEHLTRHLRVHSGELYCCDVCHSTFRQQRPFRDHMAKYHAERRPFICHIAGCTFRAQTPSQVEKHSEIHSDQKQYRCEKCGRDFAQINGLRSHQRSCYEKRQYLCDFCGAKFNFLGSLKSHRYIHTGEKPHQCPECDAKFTDHRNLRRHRLIHENAFPYPCTICDKKFRHSNSLKAHVKMHKAPSTSTSAPVSSVQSSSSSSSVQMAPSGPVSGLSTQWERPEAQLVHEYMLALQHQTSHVNQQVSQVSHV